The following proteins are encoded in a genomic region of Acetobacter oryzoeni:
- a CDS encoding 5-(carboxyamino)imidazole ribonucleotide synthase codes for MTSSHSPLKPNAVIGIVGGGQLGRMSAIAAARLGFRTHILTTEADGPAAQVSHAVTCGKYDDPAALDAFASAVDVVTFEFENISADALDLLAKHCPVHPSGHILRISQDRLAEKTFFASAGIPLAPWHAVTDVKTLHEAAEKVGLPLILKTTRNGYDGKGQRRVHHIHDLEEAFNALAPHPLVAEGMVDFACEISVMVVRSAEGTVRCFDPALNRHWNGILDLTLAPAPIDPNIAAQAVKLATTIAEKLELVGILGVEMFVDRTGNLLVNEMAPRPHNSGHWTMNACPQDQFDMHIRAVAGLPLPHAVRHSDAIMKNLVGPEDMALLPQIMATQGFIPHLYGKAEARVGRKMGHVNILFPYGALPGNLGIQDALGPLATKTAAPEPEED; via the coding sequence ATGACCTCCTCACATTCTCCGCTTAAGCCCAATGCAGTTATCGGCATTGTGGGTGGTGGCCAGCTTGGCCGCATGTCTGCCATTGCTGCTGCACGCCTTGGGTTTCGGACGCATATTCTGACAACCGAGGCCGATGGCCCGGCGGCTCAGGTTTCTCACGCCGTAACATGCGGCAAGTATGATGATCCGGCAGCACTGGATGCGTTTGCCAGTGCTGTTGATGTTGTCACCTTTGAGTTTGAAAACATCAGCGCTGATGCGTTAGACCTTTTGGCCAAACACTGCCCTGTGCATCCTTCCGGCCATATTTTACGCATCAGCCAGGACAGATTGGCTGAAAAAACTTTTTTTGCTTCGGCTGGCATTCCATTAGCGCCGTGGCATGCCGTTACAGACGTAAAAACGCTGCACGAAGCCGCAGAAAAAGTTGGCTTGCCGCTGATTCTCAAAACCACCCGCAATGGATATGATGGCAAAGGCCAGCGCCGCGTGCATCATATCCATGATCTGGAAGAAGCCTTTAACGCTCTCGCACCACATCCTCTGGTTGCAGAAGGTATGGTGGATTTTGCCTGCGAGATCAGCGTTATGGTGGTGCGCAGTGCAGAGGGTACGGTACGGTGCTTTGATCCAGCCCTGAACCGGCACTGGAACGGCATTCTGGACCTTACGCTGGCTCCAGCCCCTATTGATCCCAACATTGCCGCGCAGGCTGTAAAACTGGCCACCACCATTGCCGAAAAGCTGGAATTGGTAGGCATTCTGGGCGTTGAAATGTTTGTTGATCGCACCGGTAACCTGCTGGTGAATGAAATGGCCCCCCGCCCCCATAATTCGGGCCATTGGACCATGAATGCCTGCCCGCAGGATCAGTTTGACATGCATATCCGTGCGGTTGCAGGCTTACCTCTGCCTCATGCTGTGCGCCATTCTGATGCAATCATGAAAAATCTGGTTGGGCCGGAAGATATGGCTCTGTTGCCGCAGATTATGGCCACACAAGGCTTTATTCCACATTTATATGGCAAGGCAGAAGCCCGCGTTGGCCGCAAAATGGGGCACGTAAATATCCTGTTCCCCTACGGTGCGCTACCCGGCAATTTGGGTATTCAGGATGCCTTGGGGCCACTGGCCACCAAAACAGCCGCCCCGGAACCTGAAGAAGACTAA
- the purE gene encoding 5-(carboxyamino)imidazole ribonucleotide mutase: MSETAPLPSASDALEDKAASAPVVGIIMGSQSDWETMRHADALLTELEIPHETLIVSAHRTPDRLADYARTAAERGLNVIIAGAGGAAHLPGMCAAWTRLPVLGVPVESRALKGMDSLLSIVQMPGGVPVGTLAIGAPGAKNAALLAASILALHNPALAARLETWRALQTASVPNSPITEDK; the protein is encoded by the coding sequence GTGAGCGAAACTGCCCCCCTGCCCTCCGCTTCCGATGCTTTAGAAGATAAAGCAGCCTCTGCCCCAGTTGTGGGGATTATCATGGGCAGCCAGTCAGACTGGGAAACCATGCGCCATGCAGATGCATTGCTGACAGAGCTGGAAATCCCGCACGAAACTCTCATTGTTTCAGCACATCGCACGCCAGATCGGCTGGCGGATTACGCACGTACGGCAGCCGAACGCGGGCTGAATGTGATTATCGCCGGAGCCGGCGGGGCCGCCCATCTGCCGGGCATGTGCGCGGCATGGACACGCCTGCCCGTGCTGGGGGTTCCGGTAGAATCTCGCGCGCTTAAAGGCATGGACAGCCTGCTTTCCATTGTGCAGATGCCCGGCGGTGTGCCCGTAGGCACGTTGGCTATTGGTGCACCCGGGGCTAAAAACGCAGCCTTGCTGGCGGCCTCTATTCTGGCACTGCATAACCCCGCCCTTGCCGCACGCCTTGAAACATGGCGCGCACTACAGACAGCCTCTGTCCCCAACTCCCCTATTACCGAAGATAAATGA
- a CDS encoding YdcH family protein: MLRDRDLLLAQLHELRSEHRDLDTVISRMAHETTFIDQLYLQRLKKRKLLLKDQITKVESLLIPDDIA, translated from the coding sequence ATGCTGCGAGATCGCGATTTACTGCTTGCCCAACTGCATGAACTGCGTAGTGAACACAGAGATCTGGATACAGTTATCAGCCGGATGGCGCATGAAACCACCTTTATTGACCAACTGTATCTCCAGCGGCTTAAAAAGCGTAAACTCCTGTTAAAAGATCAGATCACCAAGGTTGAAAGCCTTCTGATCCCTGATGATATCGCCTAA
- a CDS encoding YdcH family protein, which yields MTRLSRIESLKSRHFRIDQKIMSEGGRPRPDERVLMCLKLQKLRIKEEIERLSA from the coding sequence ATGACACGCCTTTCAAGGATCGAGAGTCTTAAATCCCGCCATTTCCGTATTGATCAGAAAATTATGAGCGAAGGCGGACGCCCCAGACCGGACGAGCGCGTGCTGATGTGCCTGAAATTACAAAAGCTACGAATAAAGGAAGAAATAGAGCGCCTTTCGGCCTGA
- a CDS encoding DUF1013 domain-containing protein produces MTTLPLMPKATAVWLIEKTALSFEQIAAFCGMHPLEVQAIADGEVAHGIVGYDPVANHQLKQEEIQRCEKDPNARLKILPSNNPVRRRSKGARYTPVAKRHDRPDGIAFLLRNYPQLSDQQVVKLLGTTKDTIAKVRNKQHWNTPNIKPRDPVTVGLCSQTDLNAAVHEANMRLEREGQEIPAPVTDTESFSASEN; encoded by the coding sequence ATGACGACCCTACCGTTAATGCCCAAAGCAACTGCTGTGTGGCTGATTGAAAAAACTGCTCTCAGTTTTGAACAGATTGCCGCTTTTTGCGGTATGCATCCGCTGGAAGTGCAGGCCATTGCTGATGGTGAAGTGGCACATGGTATTGTGGGTTATGACCCGGTTGCGAATCACCAGCTGAAGCAGGAAGAAATCCAGCGTTGTGAAAAAGACCCCAACGCACGGCTGAAAATTCTGCCTTCCAACAACCCTGTGCGCCGTCGCTCCAAGGGGGCGCGTTATACGCCTGTTGCCAAACGTCATGATCGTCCAGATGGCATTGCATTCCTGCTGCGCAATTATCCGCAACTGAGCGACCAGCAGGTTGTTAAGCTGCTTGGCACCACCAAGGATACCATTGCGAAAGTACGCAACAAGCAGCACTGGAACACCCCCAACATCAAACCGCGTGATCCGGTAACCGTGGGGCTGTGCAGCCAGACAGATCTGAATGCTGCCGTGCATGAAGCCAATATGCGTCTGGAACGCGAAGGGCAGGAAATTCCTGCGCCTGTAACAGATACCGAAAGCTTTAGCGCTTCCGAAAACTGA
- a CDS encoding Hsp20 family protein, which produces MSYDFTPLFRTAIGFDRLAQVMDSAARSPGNSSFPPYDIAKTGNDSYTLTMAVAGFGPEDIELVVQDNTLVVSGRVNAPQDEGEILHRGIARRAFERRFALADHVEVTGAEMNNGLLRITVQQIIPEALKPRRIPVKTVSTTPAERAVATEQKNQAPQQPQHSIATAA; this is translated from the coding sequence ATGAGTTACGATTTTACACCGCTATTCCGCACTGCAATTGGCTTTGACCGCCTTGCACAGGTGATGGATTCTGCAGCCCGCTCACCGGGCAATTCCAGTTTTCCACCGTACGATATCGCTAAAACGGGAAATGATAGCTACACGCTCACCATGGCTGTGGCTGGTTTTGGGCCGGAAGATATAGAGCTGGTGGTGCAGGATAACACGCTTGTTGTTTCTGGCCGTGTGAATGCCCCGCAAGATGAAGGCGAAATCCTGCATCGTGGAATTGCGCGGCGTGCGTTTGAGCGCCGCTTTGCCTTGGCTGACCACGTTGAAGTGACCGGCGCGGAAATGAATAACGGGCTCCTGCGCATTACAGTGCAACAGATTATTCCCGAAGCACTCAAGCCACGGCGTATTCCTGTTAAAACTGTAAGCACCACACCGGCAGAACGTGCGGTAGCAACCGAGCAGAAAAATCAGGCACCGCAACAGCCCCAGCATTCCATTGCCACAGCAGCCTGA
- the rpmE gene encoding 50S ribosomal protein L31, giving the protein MKPGIHPDYHEITVVMTDGTEFKTNSCYGKAGDTLRLDVDTKSHPAWTGVQRMLDTGGQVAKFNKRFAGIGTRKKG; this is encoded by the coding sequence ATGAAACCCGGCATTCACCCCGATTATCACGAAATCACTGTTGTCATGACTGACGGCACGGAATTCAAAACGAACTCCTGCTATGGCAAGGCTGGCGACACGCTCCGTCTGGACGTTGACACCAAGTCTCATCCGGCTTGGACAGGCGTGCAGCGCATGCTGGATACCGGGGGCCAGGTTGCCAAGTTCAACAAGCGTTTTGCTGGTATTGGCACCCGCAAAAAAGGCTGA
- the mscL gene encoding large conductance mechanosensitive channel protein MscL, whose protein sequence is MADLKSHVHAPGWVGEFRAFIMRGNVVDLAVGVIIGAAFTSIVNSLVKDIFNPLIGLLIGGIDFSNLFITLKGPHLATLEEAQKAGAVTLNVGLFLNAVIQFLIVAMAIFWMVKALTRLHVREDEQPKAPPPPSKTEVLLEQIRDELAANNKDQAPHQG, encoded by the coding sequence ATGGCTGATCTTAAATCTCACGTCCATGCCCCAGGTTGGGTGGGCGAGTTCCGGGCATTTATCATGCGCGGCAATGTTGTTGACCTGGCAGTTGGTGTTATTATTGGTGCTGCATTTACATCAATTGTAAACAGTTTGGTAAAAGATATTTTCAACCCCTTGATTGGTCTGCTTATCGGCGGGATTGATTTTTCCAACCTGTTCATCACCCTTAAAGGCCCGCATCTGGCTACTCTGGAAGAAGCCCAGAAAGCTGGCGCGGTTACATTGAACGTTGGCCTGTTCCTGAACGCCGTTATCCAGTTCCTGATTGTGGCTATGGCTATTTTCTGGATGGTGAAGGCCCTGACACGCCTGCATGTACGTGAAGATGAACAGCCCAAGGCACCGCCGCCGCCTTCCAAAACCGAAGTTCTGCTTGAGCAGATTCGTGATGAACTGGCTGCTAACAATAAAGATCAGGCACCGCATCAGGGCTAA
- the secF gene encoding protein translocase subunit SecF, which yields MFGRPLLRFVRKDTQINFMRGRYMGLIVSAVLSIASIILFFHPGLTLGLDFRGGIVVEAKTSGPADFAKLRSALAAQHISHASLQAFGAPDDVLIRLDAGDDQNTDAVVDTVRRAVTEAQPGTTILRADAVGASVSAELFRNGMLALGLSLAMILVYIWFRFEWEFALSAVITLVLDLTKTMGFLVITGFEFDLVMVAAILTILGYSTNDKVVVYDRVRENLRKYRTMPLMDLINLSINETLNRTLGTSSTVFLAALPLALWGGATLSGFAWTMLFGIVVGTSSSIFIAAPLLLFMGEGRLKRGAKAGPTPAQQKS from the coding sequence ATGTTCGGACGTCCTCTTCTGCGTTTTGTACGCAAAGACACGCAGATCAACTTCATGCGTGGCCGGTACATGGGGCTTATTGTCTCGGCCGTGCTTTCCATCGCCTCTATCATTCTGTTCTTCCATCCCGGCCTCACGCTGGGGCTGGATTTTAGAGGCGGCATTGTGGTGGAAGCCAAAACCAGCGGCCCGGCAGATTTTGCCAAGCTGCGTTCGGCATTGGCGGCACAGCATATCTCTCACGCATCGCTTCAGGCTTTTGGGGCCCCTGATGATGTGCTGATTCGCCTTGATGCTGGTGATGACCAGAATACCGATGCCGTGGTGGATACTGTGCGCCGTGCCGTTACGGAAGCACAGCCGGGCACCACCATTTTGCGGGCAGATGCGGTTGGCGCTTCTGTTTCTGCCGAGTTGTTCCGCAATGGCATGCTGGCTCTTGGGCTCAGCTTGGCCATGATTCTGGTTTACATCTGGTTCCGCTTTGAATGGGAATTCGCCCTTAGCGCCGTGATCACACTGGTTTTGGATCTTACCAAAACCATGGGCTTTCTGGTGATTACCGGTTTTGAGTTCGACCTTGTGATGGTGGCCGCCATTCTGACCATTCTGGGCTATTCCACCAATGATAAGGTGGTGGTGTATGACCGCGTGCGTGAAAACCTGCGCAAATATCGCACCATGCCGCTGATGGACCTGATCAACCTCTCCATCAACGAAACACTGAACCGTACCTTGGGCACATCCTCCACCGTGTTTTTGGCGGCCCTTCCGCTGGCACTATGGGGTGGCGCTACGCTTTCCGGTTTTGCTTGGACAATGCTGTTCGGCATTGTGGTGGGCACCTCCTCCTCCATCTTTATTGCAGCGCCGTTGCTGCTGTTTATGGGGGAAGGCAGATTGAAACGTGGCGCCAAGGCAGGCCCTACCCCGGCGCAGCAGAAAAGCTGA
- the secD gene encoding protein translocase subunit SecD codes for MRMYYSRLKLASVLGVCLLGLLLCLPNGMRKPFPSIPWRQIHLGLDLRGGSYLLMQVDLKSLTHDRLQTLAENTRDTLLKSQLGYQNINVDADKNTVSFQPRDAAEADADVATLDKLPRVVPNEFSVKKQDDGTIALVLSADAIKARAREAVTQSIEIVRRRIDGTGAVDPEITRQGDDRIVVELPGISDPERIKALLGTTAKMTFRLVDSNPLHATYPPPGVSLVPMANPAEGGPLPVFDHVDVDGTDLTNAGAVIDQQTGEWAVSFSFDSVGTRAFSSVTQTNVGKRFAIVLDNKVIEAPVIRTPITGGNGQITGGFDAQKATDLALMLRAGALPAPLSVVEQRSIGPSLGADSIRAGILSLGVGFLLVVVFMVLFYGRFGWYADIALLANLVLMVAILSLFEATLTLPGMAGMLLTLGMAVDANILINERIREEVARGRTPLAAMQTGFERATSTIVDSNATAFLAHVMLFVFGTGPVRGFALTITIGIATTLFTTLLLSRMLMARWYARTRPASLPV; via the coding sequence GTGAGAATGTATTACAGCCGCCTCAAACTGGCCTCGGTGCTGGGCGTGTGCCTGTTGGGCCTGCTGCTGTGCCTACCCAACGGTATGCGCAAGCCTTTCCCTTCCATACCATGGCGTCAGATCCATCTGGGGTTGGATTTGCGGGGCGGGTCTTACCTGCTGATGCAGGTTGACCTTAAAAGCCTTACGCATGACAGGCTCCAGACACTGGCGGAAAACACGCGTGATACCCTGCTGAAATCTCAGCTCGGCTATCAGAACATCAACGTGGATGCCGACAAAAACACCGTCTCCTTCCAACCGCGTGATGCGGCTGAGGCAGATGCGGATGTTGCCACGCTGGACAAGCTGCCCCGCGTTGTGCCCAATGAATTCAGCGTAAAAAAGCAGGATGATGGCACAATCGCCCTCGTGCTTTCCGCTGATGCTATTAAGGCCCGCGCGCGGGAAGCAGTGACACAGTCTATTGAGATTGTGCGCCGGCGTATTGATGGCACAGGTGCGGTTGACCCCGAAATTACCCGTCAGGGTGATGATCGGATTGTGGTGGAACTGCCGGGCATCAGTGATCCGGAGCGAATCAAGGCGCTGCTGGGCACCACAGCCAAAATGACCTTCCGGCTGGTAGATTCCAACCCGCTGCACGCCACATATCCACCACCGGGTGTCAGCCTTGTGCCCATGGCCAACCCGGCTGAAGGCGGCCCCCTGCCCGTTTTTGACCACGTGGATGTGGATGGCACAGACCTGACAAACGCAGGCGCTGTGATTGACCAGCAGACGGGCGAATGGGCTGTCAGCTTCTCGTTCGATTCAGTTGGCACGCGGGCTTTCTCATCGGTTACGCAAACCAATGTTGGCAAACGCTTTGCCATTGTTCTGGATAACAAGGTGATTGAAGCCCCCGTTATCCGCACCCCCATTACAGGCGGCAACGGGCAGATTACGGGTGGGTTTGATGCCCAGAAAGCCACGGATCTGGCGCTGATGCTGCGTGCTGGCGCGCTGCCTGCACCTTTGAGTGTGGTAGAACAGCGCAGCATTGGGCCATCCCTTGGGGCCGATTCCATTCGGGCTGGCATTCTCAGCCTTGGCGTTGGCTTCCTGCTGGTTGTGGTTTTTATGGTTCTGTTTTATGGCCGCTTTGGCTGGTACGCAGATATTGCCCTGCTGGCCAACCTTGTGCTGATGGTAGCTATTCTCTCACTGTTTGAAGCCACCCTTACGCTGCCGGGTATGGCGGGTATGCTGCTGACCTTGGGCATGGCGGTGGATGCCAATATCCTGATTAACGAACGCATACGCGAAGAAGTGGCCCGTGGCCGCACGCCTCTGGCCGCCATGCAAACCGGGTTTGAACGCGCCACTTCCACCATTGTAGATAGTAATGCCACGGCCTTTTTGGCCCATGTCATGCTGTTTGTCTTTGGCACGGGGCCGGTGCGTGGCTTTGCGCTAACCATTACCATTGGTATTGCCACCACGCTGTTCACCACCCTGCTGCTTTCCCGCATGCTTATGGCCCGCTGGTATGCGCGTACGCGCCCTGCCAGCCTGCCTGTCTGA
- a CDS encoding Gfo/Idh/MocA family protein, with protein sequence MAETLKVGVIGAGHFGRFHTLKVRHVARETLVGLFDPDSKRAALVAKEVGCPVMQDVDTLLAACDAVVVAAPAEFHFELAVQALRAGKHVLVEKPIAATLEQADFLVTLAQESGLVCQVGHLLRYSAEHDAITQRITRPLYIEATRIAPYKPRGTDVSVILDLMIHDLDLVLAIVDSPIAQVDALGAAVSSAHEDIANARVRFENGCVATITASRISLKTERRMRLFSEEGYLSADFVKRELTMIGRDRGLPLPGTGGFRREHITWKEHDSLLAEHEAFVAACLDGAPVVVDANAGRRALAAALAVADGIAESRRRMELSGLIRAE encoded by the coding sequence ATGGCTGAAACACTTAAGGTTGGCGTAATTGGAGCCGGACATTTCGGACGTTTTCATACCTTGAAAGTGCGCCACGTTGCGCGGGAAACACTGGTGGGGCTGTTTGACCCCGACAGCAAGCGCGCCGCCTTGGTAGCGAAGGAAGTCGGATGCCCCGTTATGCAGGATGTAGATACCCTGCTGGCGGCGTGCGATGCCGTAGTGGTGGCTGCGCCTGCGGAATTTCATTTTGAACTGGCGGTACAGGCCCTGCGGGCCGGCAAGCATGTGCTGGTGGAAAAACCCATAGCCGCCACGCTGGAGCAGGCCGACTTTTTGGTAACTCTGGCGCAGGAAAGTGGGTTGGTCTGTCAGGTTGGGCACCTGCTGCGTTATTCTGCCGAGCACGATGCCATTACCCAGCGCATCACCCGGCCGCTTTATATAGAGGCCACACGTATTGCTCCCTACAAGCCGCGCGGCACCGATGTATCGGTTATTCTGGATCTGATGATCCATGATCTGGATCTGGTTCTGGCTATTGTAGATAGTCCCATTGCGCAGGTGGATGCCTTGGGTGCGGCTGTAAGCTCGGCGCATGAAGATATTGCCAATGCGCGAGTGCGGTTTGAAAACGGCTGTGTAGCCACCATTACCGCCAGCCGCATTTCACTTAAAACAGAACGGCGCATGCGCCTGTTTTCTGAGGAAGGTTACCTGTCTGCCGATTTCGTAAAGCGGGAACTGACGATGATTGGCCGTGATCGCGGCCTGCCGTTGCCGGGCACGGGGGGATTCCGGCGCGAGCACATCACATGGAAAGAGCATGATTCGCTCTTGGCCGAACACGAAGCTTTTGTTGCTGCGTGCCTGGATGGTGCCCCTGTGGTGGTGGACGCAAATGCTGGTCGGCGTGCTCTGGCGGCGGCTCTGGCCGTGGCAGATGGTATTGCCGAATCTCGCCGCCGGATGGAGCTTTCCGGACTGATTCGGGCCGAATAA
- a CDS encoding ribonucleoside-diphosphate reductase subunit alpha — translation MTLIDVQENDIRRSSSGGAEAGEPDLFNAGEMEDMVQLPGHHQVRVDRSRDALLTPFGKATLDNRYLLPDEGYQDLFGRVASYYGADAAHAQRIYDYISKHWFMPATPVLSNGGTSRGLPISCFLNEASDSLKGIVDLWNENVWLASKGGGIGSYWGNLRSIGENVGRNGKTSGVIPFIRVMDSLTLAISQGSLRRGSAAVYLPVWHPEIEEFIELRRPTGGDPNRKALNLHHGVLVSDAFMRAVESDDEWALISPKDGSVIRKISARALWIRILTARMEQGEPYIVYSDHVNNARPEHHKLAGLEVKTSNLCSEITLPTGIDHHGKARTAVCCLSSLNLETWDQWKDNPQFIEDVMLFLDNVLQDFIDRAPEDMHRAKYAAMRERSVGLGVMGFHSFLQSRNVPFESVIAKVWNRKIFKHIREQADAASRKLAELRGPCPDAEEYGIMERFSNKMAIAPTASISIIAGNASPGIEPIAANVFLQKTLSGSFTVRNRHLQKLLEEKGQDTPEVWSSITTSKGSVQHLDFLTQQEKDVFKTAFELDQRWVVEHAADRQPFICQAQSVNLFLPADVHKRDLHQIHYMAWKKGLKSLYYCRSLSIQRADTVSNVLAKNDVMNVDSSQASSGSASSGNDYEECLACQ, via the coding sequence ATGACCCTGATTGACGTACAGGAAAATGACATTCGTCGTTCCTCGTCCGGGGGCGCAGAAGCTGGGGAGCCCGATCTGTTCAACGCTGGTGAGATGGAAGATATGGTGCAGCTGCCCGGCCACCATCAGGTGCGGGTAGATCGCTCTCGTGATGCGCTGCTGACACCTTTTGGCAAGGCCACGCTGGATAACCGTTACCTGCTGCCAGATGAAGGGTATCAGGATCTGTTCGGCCGTGTGGCCTCCTATTACGGGGCAGATGCAGCCCACGCCCAGCGTATTTATGATTACATCAGCAAGCACTGGTTCATGCCGGCAACGCCAGTTCTGTCTAACGGCGGAACATCACGCGGCCTGCCGATTTCCTGCTTCCTGAACGAAGCCAGCGATAGCCTGAAAGGCATTGTTGACCTGTGGAACGAGAATGTCTGGCTGGCCAGTAAGGGCGGTGGCATTGGGTCCTACTGGGGCAACCTGCGCTCCATTGGTGAAAATGTTGGCCGCAACGGCAAAACATCCGGCGTTATTCCGTTCATCCGCGTGATGGATAGCCTCACGCTGGCGATTTCTCAGGGGTCTTTGCGCCGTGGGTCTGCTGCGGTGTATCTGCCGGTCTGGCACCCGGAAATTGAAGAATTTATCGAACTGCGTCGCCCCACCGGGGGAGATCCCAACCGTAAGGCGCTGAACCTGCATCATGGTGTGCTGGTGTCAGACGCCTTTATGCGGGCGGTGGAAAGCGATGATGAATGGGCGCTGATATCCCCCAAGGATGGCAGCGTTATCCGCAAGATTTCTGCCCGTGCATTGTGGATCCGTATTCTGACGGCCCGTATGGAGCAGGGCGAGCCCTACATTGTGTATTCTGACCACGTGAACAACGCGCGGCCGGAACATCACAAGCTGGCCGGGTTGGAAGTCAAAACCTCTAATCTGTGTTCCGAAATTACGCTGCCAACCGGGATCGATCATCACGGTAAGGCGCGTACAGCAGTGTGCTGTCTTTCCTCCCTCAATCTGGAAACATGGGATCAGTGGAAAGATAATCCGCAGTTTATTGAGGACGTCATGCTGTTCCTCGATAACGTGTTGCAGGATTTCATTGACCGCGCGCCAGAAGACATGCACCGCGCCAAATATGCGGCCATGCGTGAACGTTCTGTTGGGCTGGGTGTTATGGGGTTCCATAGCTTCCTGCAAAGCCGCAACGTGCCGTTTGAAAGCGTGATAGCAAAAGTCTGGAACCGTAAGATTTTCAAGCATATTCGTGAGCAGGCGGATGCGGCATCCCGCAAGTTGGCGGAACTGCGCGGCCCATGCCCGGATGCTGAAGAATACGGCATTATGGAACGCTTTTCTAACAAGATGGCTATTGCGCCCACGGCGTCCATTTCCATTATTGCTGGCAATGCCAGCCCCGGAATTGAGCCGATTGCGGCCAATGTGTTCTTGCAGAAAACGCTTTCCGGTTCCTTCACGGTGCGTAACCGTCATCTACAGAAACTTCTGGAAGAAAAAGGGCAGGATACGCCGGAGGTGTGGTCTTCCATCACCACCAGCAAGGGCAGCGTGCAGCATCTGGATTTTCTGACCCAGCAGGAAAAGGACGTGTTTAAAACCGCGTTTGAGCTGGATCAGCGTTGGGTGGTGGAGCATGCGGCAGACCGCCAGCCGTTTATCTGCCAGGCGCAGTCCGTTAACCTGTTCCTGCCTGCTGACGTGCATAAGCGGGATCTGCACCAGATCCATTACATGGCTTGGAAAAAGGGCCTGAAATCTCTGTATTACTGCCGCAGCCTGTCTATCCAGCGTGCAGATACAGTCAGCAATGTTCTGGCCAAGAATGACGTGATGAATGTGGATTCATCTCAAGCATCGTCAGGTTCCGCATCAAGCGGGAATGACTACGAAGAATGCTTGGCCTGCCAGTAA
- a CDS encoding ribonucleotide-diphosphate reductase subunit beta — MSEHISGQEPQQEQKFDLLTANPVYKPFRYPWAYDAWLTQQRLHWLPEEVPLADDVKDWHRVLNEGEQHLVTQIFRFFTQSDVEVNNCYMKHYSRVFKPTEVLMMLSAFSNIETIHIAAYSYLLDTLGMPETEYSAFLKYKEMKDKYDYMQTFTVDSKHEIAKTLAAFGAFTEGLQLFASFAILLNFPRFNKLKGMGQIVSWSVRDETLHCLSIIRLFRVFIQENPELWTEQLRTELTDICRTIVEHEEAFIDLAFEMGAVEGLNAEQVKTYIHFIADRRLTQLGLEPIYNTTTNPLPWLDDMLNAVEHTNFFENRATEYSRASTSGTWEEAFENSVFE; from the coding sequence ATGAGCGAGCATATATCTGGTCAGGAGCCGCAGCAGGAACAGAAGTTTGACCTGCTGACAGCTAACCCGGTTTACAAGCCGTTCCGCTATCCGTGGGCGTATGATGCGTGGCTGACGCAGCAGCGCCTGCACTGGCTGCCGGAAGAAGTGCCTCTGGCTGATGACGTGAAGGACTGGCACCGCGTTTTAAACGAAGGTGAACAGCATCTGGTTACGCAGATTTTCCGCTTCTTCACCCAGTCCGATGTGGAAGTGAACAACTGCTACATGAAGCACTACAGCCGTGTGTTTAAGCCCACGGAAGTGCTGATGATGCTTTCAGCGTTCTCTAACATCGAAACCATCCATATTGCAGCTTACAGCTACCTTCTGGATACGCTCGGTATGCCCGAAACCGAGTATTCCGCCTTCCTTAAATATAAGGAAATGAAGGATAAATACGATTACATGCAGACGTTCACTGTGGACAGTAAGCATGAAATCGCCAAAACGCTGGCAGCCTTTGGGGCCTTTACGGAAGGGCTTCAGCTTTTTGCATCTTTTGCAATTCTGCTGAACTTCCCGCGCTTCAACAAGCTCAAGGGCATGGGGCAGATTGTGTCATGGTCTGTGCGTGATGAAACACTGCACTGCCTCTCCATTATCCGCCTGTTCCGCGTGTTCATTCAGGAAAATCCTGAACTGTGGACAGAGCAGCTGCGTACGGAACTGACAGATATCTGCCGCACCATTGTGGAGCATGAAGAGGCCTTTATTGATCTGGCCTTTGAAATGGGTGCTGTAGAAGGGCTGAATGCGGAGCAGGTGAAAACCTACATCCACTTTATTGCAGACCGCCGCCTGACCCAGCTTGGGCTGGAGCCGATTTACAACACCACAACCAACCCGCTGCCGTGGCTGGATGATATGTTGAATGCGGTGGAACACACCAACTTCTTCGAAAACCGCGCTACGGAATACAGCCGAGCCTCCACCTCTGGCACGTGGGAAGAAGCCTTCGAAAACTCGGTTTTCGAATAA